atacaattccgtttacaaagtttacaaaatacccatttttaaagtggctgcagtaaaaaaataaaataaaaaacatcactcacaactaagaatcacaagtgaaatacattacatctgtttgaggttttataggttgagagaaacacttgaggtaaaagatggcactgaggacaaagaatcaagtgtaaaacactaaaacatctatatcagtctagcagttaaatacatatttatttctcaaacaccaggtgagtttcctacaaaatcaataatgaggtttgctattccagttcattgtgaatgaatggcttcacattcacaatagtgaaaactcatgctataatctaaacctgacattactccttcactttgcaggtctgcatgctaaatatttagtagtttttttttttttttttgcataaagtacatctattgtgtttagcattactgcagcaaaactgagcacctgtgacagtggaacatgtagacaaatatttcagtaaatcataaagaaaatgtgtagaatatatggtttgattctctctcaaaaacacaacagtaatagcaatttgttattccattattattagtatcataaaaattgcatgttcacatgggtcttataataatggctcacatttgtgaatgtaggaccactatttcactattacatgtcacattaagTGTTCATATACAGtaggttctgttattaattacttgtgtcatcccagagacctgttaatcttcagaacacaaactaaaatattttagattaaatgctcctcatcctctacagacagcaatggtcccaagatggtcattgtccagataaggcacaaaacacattgtccaaacgttccatgtgacttcagtgatttcaactgtgaacataccaagctccaacaacactttagtgaggcaaaacaaaacagtaaatacaaatatgtttgcatatatctctcccgcatcagatcagcgtgtgtgtttactacgagcagtatgcacacaccatgacctgttgtggcaaaggcaaacaagttatttttacagtacttactgtgatttaacctttatgacaaatgtactggacctgttacacatatatcactatcttttatgaacacaaatttcactgtaacggatgctgttgttttgctccagttatacctttagagaacaccgtactagtcagacatccatacaaaagcagagagtttggtcttgtgtagcagaactgcaatagatgtctgtctgtctaggctgacactggtttaggccatcagtatgtccttgatgccctcaaatggagcttccagaaaacctgcaataaatgaaatatgaggttacaactaagttggtatctgctattatacaaagtaaaaattcaaaaatttattttttattgaatccaaatttGTCTTATAATAATCGCCACACTCAATAATTTTAACTCATCCATCTGAATATTCctaactaagagaagtgaagaattaggtgtgatatcgtcaggaagcccttcgccaccaccggtgccagcatttccagaattcaaatttcagattctcgaaaaaatttctttttttttttttaaaacaagggcTGCAGTAAAGAACcatgaaacattcaacacatctaataattacaagttgttgtgaaccattacatgtactgtaaaagctgtttaaagctttttagacacatggttgagaaaaactctagaaggagtagcacttctgcaaaagtctgcatgtaggacagaaaattaaagggatagtttaaaatttgtattctgtcgtcatttactgaccacattgaacacaaaagaagatattttgaagaaagctgcaaatctataaccattgaattctatagtatttttttctactatggaggtcaatgtttacaggtttttagttttttttttcagaatagcctcttttgtgttcaacaaaataaactcataagggttttaaaccatttggggagtaaaatgtgagtaaattttcattcttgggtgaactatccctttcagttgggaaacaccagaattcttaagtagacccttttcgcaagacagatgatgcatttaatttcttcttaatcctcaagtttttaatatttagatttatttaaatagcatgtttatttatttgttttaatgacatttaataaaaacaacttctcaatgacatcacatgtactggacctgctacacatgtatcactatttttatgaatacaaatttcactgtaacgggtgctgttgttttgctccagtaatacctttagagaacactgtagtagtcagacatccatacaaaagccttgGCGTGGAGTAGCAGAACCGCagtctgtccaggctgacacAGGTTTAGGCCATCTGCGTGTTCTTGATGCCCCTCAACTGGACCTTCCAGAAAGTTAAAACCCATTACACCTCTTATTTGCTACtatacaaagtgtaatttaaacattaatttctcactaaatacatatttgctccccaatactgtcacatagtaacatcacaacatgatttcacaataataatatcaatataacaatataatatcacaacatagcctaacaatcaataaacaaacagattagaaaGAGAATATCATCAACCAAAGCACCAAGAAGATTTAACAGATAGGCTAGCTTAGTTAAAggtaaagtaaacttacatggacaaagccttttccattcaatgctgtGCAAGTTAGTGCGTCTCTGGAGTACGTTAAGTTACAtgtctaaaagcaaaaacaacaacaacagtgaaacgaaagcagttcactttgtaataataacactaataatacagcgtataaaaatgatattgttttataacgttgctcagtaactttaaactgcgtttggagtttatcgctttgaatttgccataaaaacgctcatttagactaacgttaaacatgtgacattacctcgaggttatctgcgtcaccggagcgcaaactaaaccaaactggaaagttttaaatgcttcaaaattcgaaacactacaccaagtcacatttaagatacactgtgtgtaaaacaaaatcggggggtaaataaaacattaaagcatctaaaaacacgcttacctctgaattctgctgcactgcaggtcaggtgttcgtaattaagtgaagtgaagcgctgcgcgtggccgcgtgcgccgagtcctccgataccatggtaaccaaacatgttgaatattgggtgaagccatgacgttaattcaacatacagaccatgataaaaaaaatgtcaacgttgatttgtacaaggatttctgtaacttttttcaaccatttatcattcaacattgtttcaacattaaagcaacaactgacgtattttcaaccacatttcaacgttgaagccttgtcatatgcaggctgtttttcaaccgttcaacattaaacgttctatcaacattatttcaacgttcaaaacacatctgaccttatttcaaccatatttcaacgttgaaggtcggtcgtgtgccggctgggATATCTAGCATGTTAAGCATGAAATACTCTTAATCTGCAAATGTGCATAtgtaatttgtatattaaaaatactttctatttagactatatatatataattttttatcaaattttacatttaaggtaTATACATACAGAATTAAATATCTATATTACTTTTActtcatattaaaatgtaaacatttattttattgggactaaaaatgataaataaactcTTAAATAATGAGACTTGTATGAGCAGTTATTGGAATTTTATCTTAGAAAAATTCAAACAtgaacatttacatataaaaatatctCCAAACTCAGCAATATAGACAGCATGTCTACTCAAtatacaaaacacatttaaagcaaATATACCTGTGTGAGAGAGAACAACGTCTGCAACAACTTCTGCAAAGAAAACAGttataaacattttatacaaTGTACTTCAATATTTGAAATCAGCATGGTAAAAATAAGCACTTGATGCTGTATCAAAAACATTTGCtgcaatttaatataaaaacagcGTCCAAGTATCTTAGTGAAGTGaacaataattaaacattaaGTCCACAAAGCTGTAAACTCATTACAGTATCTACAAACAAACTAACGCAACAAACCATGTGAAACAAATTACGCGAGCGAATGCAGGATTTCAATCAGTCAGTTTGACTTGGAACAAGCTTAACTTTTCTAATGAACAACTTAAAAATAACCcaagacagtcagtcagtcagcaccgAGGTTTGCCATTAGTCAAACTGATGGTGCACCAGTTCAGGGTGACTGTTCTGCGGCGCGTAACTGCAGGTGGAGATGGAGCTTCCGCCCGGGCTCACCGGCGGAGTCATGCCGCTCAGAGGCACTAGAGCGTTTGGATGCCGGTGGTACGGTCTGTAGGACGGGTGAAAATGAGGGTGGTGACCGTGATAATAGCTGACCGGAGAATTGGCGAAGTCGTTCGGAGACAGAGGGCGCGCGTTGCCGAGCATGTAGCTGGAGATGTGCGTGGGAGAGCCGGACTGGTGACTCCACGAGCCGCTGCTGACGAACGGGCTTTGCCAATAAACAGGTTCCTGCTGCAGACAGTACGGGTCGGCAAAATTATATCCAGATGGTAATGCTGCAGGCCGGTAAGGTCTCTTGACGCGTCTCCTGCGTCTATAATTGCCCTTTTCGAACATGTCATTAAACGCCGGATCCAGTGTCCAAAAGTTCCCCTTCCTCTCGCCTCCGCTCTCCCGCGGGATCTTCACGAAACACTCGTTCAGGCTCAGATTGTGTCTGATGCTGTTCTGCCATCCCTTTTTGTTCTTCTCGTAGTATGGGAACTTGGATATGATGTAGCTGTAGATGTCATTCAGAGTCAGCTTCTTGTCCTCGCTTTCTCTGATGGCCATAGCGATGAGAGCCACGTACGAATAAGGAGGTTTTTCTGGTGCTGGAGCAGCTCCTGGGCACCCTGCGGTCTCCGAGCAGTCCTCTACAGCGGCATCACGGCACTGCAGGTCCACTGAGCCCGCGCACAGATCCATCGAGCTGGATGAATGAAACGCGAAGATCCTCTGTGGCGCACGGTACAGGTGGAAAGTTAAGAGTGTCCAGGTGTGCTTCAGGTTTACTTTAGTCTCCACCTACCCGCCCAGCCACCAGTCGCTATCCTGAAATACAGGTCAAAAGTTCGCAAACCCCACATGAAAGAAGGACGTGAGGGGCGCAGACGTATTATGACTGCTAGCTAAAGTGTTACAGTAAACATCGGTTTGATGTTACCGACACGTGTGGGATGATTACTAATACAAACAGATTTCTCTCTTTTCATTCTTATTAGTCATGTTGTAAATATCTGTGCAACTGAAGATATAGATATTAAAGAAAATAGTGCAGTCTATTCTTCATTATTTGATGTAAGCTAATTTAAAAGGTGTATCAGACGTTTTTAATTCgtatatctaaaaaataaaaatattatatgaacaAACATTTCAACTTATTTTAGCTATTTGGATGCGTTTTGTACGATCGCGTATAGCTATTGCGCATGCCTGAAGAACAAAGGCCATCAGTTTGTAAACTTCGTCTGCGGGTCTGTTTCCCACACTGGATCGACCAATCAGACACGTGAAGCGCGCCTTCAAAGACAACAACACCTAATTAAGACCTCATTTGATGAAGCGAAGTAGCATCGATTTTCTCACCATATAGAAAATATGTCTAGCTATATTGCATCTCTGTTCATGACATGTGGAGGTTAAAATCGTACtgagtataataaataaaacaagataaaacCTAAACCATTTTTTTCATGTACTCGTATAAatagtaaattaattttaaaaagttgtttacGTTTAACAAGAAACAAATTAGTTTAACAGATATTCATACTTGTGAAAatatcatttctttaaaaaaaacacacaagtcACACTTTTCTTTCTGCACAGATGATCCTCAGATGTTATGAAATATAGGCTATCTACATATTCTTTGAATCAGCAGATTAGTGCAACAAGTTTTTCTGATTCATTTCACTCTTCATGAGATCCTAATAGTTTATGAGATAAATAGTCAGGCAGACCTTTTTAAGGCAAATAAAGTAAAAGAATAAATAGAAGGAAAAGTGTTTGCtgaatgtacagtgctcagcataaataagtacaacccattttgaaaatgaatgcttTAATCCGTTTCTTAGTGaacaggcaatgtattttggtgcatttaaacaaaaaaaaaagatttattgaacagatatatttattaaaataacatttaagtcATCAAAGAAATTGaaggataatacaattaaattcaagcaaaatacagggggaaaaattacaacctacaaaatttcaacaattttttgcttctcttgatttttcctcttattttaaataataaaaaaaattctataacatatacatttggatgTACTAATTTTTGGATGATTACtggaagttattttgttagataagctccagaattTGGCTtagtgctgactaatctaatgtatgtgtACAAGTATAGCTTCCTATCAAACACATGAATAATGAATTCAAAAGAGACATttgtgtacttgtatatgctgagcactataaatGTGTATTAGCACGCAGTACCTCAAAGTTTCAGTATACAGGCTCTTGTCAATCAGAATTAGTAATTAAACAATTACaacaatatgtgtatatatttacacacatacatgttTTCCaggaatgggttgcagctggaagggcatctgctgcatacaaacgtgctggataaattggcggtttattctgctgtggtgaccccggattaataaagggactaagccgaaaagaaaatgaatgaatgaatgatatatataaaTCAACTTAAGGTCTatttaaataagcaaaataatataaagcttaatttgaccttaaaaaggtgaAATTATCATGTAAACAAGAGCAAATAACTTCAAATGGGCTGCAAATATCAACCTAAATGAAGCcttaacttaaacatttaaaacccATTGGCttgtttttaagtgtaaactCATTTAATTGCATTAATTTCAAGACTTCATATCctcatatcatgttttttttttttttttttagcaaatactTGATTTAAGACTCTTTTTATATTTATACCGGACATAAATGAAAAGAACAGTTTGACATGAAATCAAGTTTTAAGGCTTTAAATTGTAGCGAGGCAACAGTTTTTGAAATACAGTATAAGTAATTGACCAATTTGTCTTCAACCTGAATTTGTCTCaagataacataaaaaaattgttacAGCAAAGTGCAAGCATAAACTTGCCTGTTTCTTTTTTTGAGGGGGGAATTTCTCACTC
The nucleotide sequence above comes from Danio rerio strain Tuebingen ecotype United States chromosome 23, GRCz12tu, whole genome shotgun sequence. Encoded proteins:
- the foxl2l gene encoding forkhead domain-containing protein (The RefSeq protein has 1 substitution compared to this genomic sequence), producing the protein MDLCAGSVDLQCRDAAVEDCSETAGCPGAAPAPEKPPYSYVALIAMAIRESEDKKLTLNDIYSYIISKFPYYEKNKKGWQNSIRHNLSLNECFVKIPRESGGERKGNFWTLDPAFNDMFEKGNYRRRRRVKRPYRPAALPSGYNFADPYCLQQEPVYWQSPFVSSGSWSHHSGSPTHISSYMLGNARPLSPNDFANSPVSYYHGHHPHFHPSYRPYHRHPNALVPLSGMTPPVSPGGSSISTCSYAPQNSHPELVHHQFD